In Euphorbia lathyris chromosome 9, ddEupLath1.1, whole genome shotgun sequence, the following are encoded in one genomic region:
- the LOC136205513 gene encoding mitochondrial Rho GTPase 1-like: MTKAATANPSGKTGVRIVVAGDRGTGKSSLIVTAAADTFPANVPPVLPPTRLPEDIYPDRVPVTIIDTSSRVEDSVKVAEELKRADAVVLTYACDKPETLDRLSAFWLPELRRFEVKVPVIVVGCKLDLRDENQQVSLEQVMSPIMQQFREIETCIECSAYKHIQIPEVFYYAQKAVLHPTGPLFDQESQTLKPRCVRALKRIFILCDHDRDGALSDAELNDFQVKCFNAPLQPSEIVGVKRVVEEKLPGGGATDRGVNERGLTLTGFLFLHALFIEKGRLETTWTVLRKFGYNDDIKLADELIPTVKRAPDQSVELTNEAIEFLRGIYELFDSDYDNNLRPAELEDIFSTAPESPWDEAPYKDAAEKTALGGLSVNAFLSEWTLMTLLDPSRAMENLIYIGYPLDTSTAVRLTRKRRLDRKKQQSERSVFQCFVFGPKNAGKSALLNSYIGRSFSDSPSSTVEDRYAVNVIDLPGGIKKTLVLREIPEDGIKKLLYNKESLASCDIAVFVHDSSDEFSWRRATELLVEVAGHGEDTGYEVPCLIVAAKDDLNSFPMAIQESTRVTQDMGIEAPIPISSKMGDINNVFRRIVNAAEHPHLSIPETEAGRSRKQYHRLVNRSLMFVSVGAAVAIVGLAAYRVYAARKSSSG; the protein is encoded by the exons ATGACGAAAGCTGCAACTGCTAATCCCAGCGGTAAGACTGGAGTCCGCATTGTGGTAGCTGGAGACCGTGGCACTGGGAAGTCAAGCTTGATAGTTACTGCTGCTGCTGACACTTTTCCTGCTAATGTTCCGCCAGTTCTTCCTCCCACTAGGTTGCCTGAGGATATCTACCCTGACAGAGTTCCTGTGACCATCATCGATACCTCCTCTAG AGTAGAGGATTCTGTTAAAGTAGCTGAAGAATTGAAACGAGCTGATGCAGTGGTTCTTACTTATGCATGTGACAAGCCAGAGACTCTTGATCGATTGAGTGCCTTCTGGCTTCCGGAGCTTCGTCGATTTGAg GTGAAGGTGCCTGTCATAGTGGTGGGCTGCAAACTAGATTTGAGGGATGAGAACCAGCAAGTGAGCCTGGAGCAAGTGATGTCTCCAATAATGCAACAATTTAGAGAAATTGAGACTTGCATCGAATGTTCAGCGTATAAACATATTCAG ATACCTGAAGTTTTCTACTATGCACAAAAAGCAGTGCTCCACCCAACTGGTCCATTATTTGACCAAGAATCACAGACTTTGAAGCCCAGATGTGTGAGAGCCTTGAAGCGTATTTTTATTCTCTGCGATCATGATAGGGATGGTGCCCTAAGTGACGCAGAATTAAATGATTTTCAG GTCAAATGTTTCAATGCTCCACTACAGCCTTCTGAAATTGTGGGTGTTAAGAGGGTTGTGGAAGAAAAGTTACCCGGTGGGGGAGCTACAGATAGAGGAGTCAATGAACGTGGTCTCACTCTGACTGGATTCCTATTTCTCCATGCCTTGTTCATAGAAAAGGGACGTTTAGAGACAACTTGGACTGTCTTAAGGAAGTTTGGTTACAATGATGATATCAAACTTGCTGATGAGCTGATTCCAACAGTCAAACGAGCTCCTGATCAG AGTGTGGAGCTcacaaatgaagctattgagtTCTTGCGGGGAATCTACGAATTATTTGACAGTGATTAT GATAATAACTTGCGGCCAGCAGAACTTGAGGATATCTTTTCAACTGCGCCAGAAAG CCCTTGGGACGAAGCTCCATATAAAGATGCTGCAGAGAAAACTGCATTGGGTGGGTTGTCTGTGAATGCATTTCTGTCAGAG TGGACCCTCATGACACTTCTAGATCCATCCCGGGCCATGGAGAATCTCATCTACATTGGATATCCTTTGGATACTTCTACTGCTGTCCGGTTAACAAGAAAGCGGCGTCTAGATCGCAAGAAGCAGCAATCAGAAAGAAGTGTATTTCAGTGTTTCGTCTTTGGACCAAAGAATGCTGGGAAATCAGCATTATTGAACTCTTATATTGGAAG GTCATTTTCTGATTCTCCTTCATCAACTGTTGAGGATCGCTATGCGGTTAATGTTATTGATCTACCTGGT GGAATTAAGAAAACTCTTGTTTTGAGAGAGATTCCCGAGGATGGCATTAAGAAGCTTCTGTACAATAAAGAGTCATTGGCATCATGTGATATAGCAGTATTCGTCCATGACAG CTCCGACGAGTTCTCATGGAGGAGAGCAACTGAATTGCTTGTGGAAGTTGCCGGCCATGGTGAGGACACTGGCTATGAAGTCCCATGCTTAATTGTTGCAGCTAAAGATGATCTAAATTCATTTCCAATGGCAATACAAGAATCTACAAGG GTTACTCAGGATATGGGAATTGAGGCTCCTATTCCCATCAGTTCTAAGATGGGTGATATAAATAACGTATTCCGTAGGATTGTTAATGCTGCGGAACACCCTCATTTGAGCATTCCAGAAACTGAAGCAGGGAGAAGTCGCAAGCAATACCATCGGCTTGTCAATCGCTCTCTTATGTTTGTTTCAG TTGGAGCAGCAGTAGCCATTGTCGGATTGGCAGCTTACAGAGTGTACGCAGCAAGAAAAAGCTCATCAGGGTAG